A stretch of Aphanothece sacrum FPU1 DNA encodes these proteins:
- the cofH gene encoding 7,8-didemethyl-8-hydroxy-5-deazariboflavin synthase subunit CofH — MITYINRINDILEKVQESRNLSPDDGVMLLNQTEQEVRAIIGQSADKLRQKQVGDRVTYVINRNINFTNICEQHCNFCAFRRDEGEDGAFWLTRHQIIEKATDAVEKKATEICMQGGLNPQAKLQGKSLNYYQELVTTIKQEFPQLHLHAFSPQEIQFIAREDNLSYGDVIIALRDSGLDSMPGTAAEVLDNKVRRVICPEKINTETWLEIISLAHSLGVPTTSTMLCGHIENSRQQINHLMQLKQLQKIAIENDYPAKITEFILLPFVGQDAPKSLRNRVGRDQPILEDTLLLTAVSRLFLGELIPNHQPSWVKIGLHGAKEALKWGCNDIGGTLMEEHITTMAGATGGTYMAVETLREAIKSLGRSYQQRNTLYELL, encoded by the coding sequence GTGATTACTTATATAAACAGGATAAATGATATTTTGGAGAAAGTCCAAGAGAGCCGAAATTTATCTCCTGATGATGGGGTAATGCTTCTGAATCAGACAGAACAAGAAGTAAGAGCTATCATTGGTCAAAGTGCGGATAAATTGCGTCAAAAACAGGTTGGAGATAGGGTAACATATGTTATCAATCGTAATATAAACTTTACCAATATTTGTGAGCAACATTGTAATTTTTGTGCTTTTCGGCGGGATGAAGGAGAAGATGGGGCATTTTGGTTAACTCGTCATCAAATTATCGAAAAAGCGACGGATGCTGTCGAAAAAAAGGCTACAGAAATTTGTATGCAAGGGGGATTAAATCCTCAAGCTAAATTACAGGGAAAATCTCTTAATTATTATCAAGAATTAGTCACCACTATTAAACAAGAATTCCCTCAATTGCATCTTCATGCTTTTTCCCCTCAAGAAATTCAATTTATTGCTAGAGAGGACAATCTTAGTTATGGTGATGTTATTATAGCTTTGCGAGATTCCGGGTTAGATTCTATGCCAGGAACGGCGGCTGAAGTATTAGATAATAAAGTAAGACGGGTGATTTGTCCTGAGAAAATTAATACAGAAACTTGGTTAGAAATCATCAGTCTTGCTCATAGTTTAGGAGTTCCTACTACTAGCACAATGTTATGTGGTCATATCGAAAATTCACGGCAACAAATTAATCATTTAATGCAGTTAAAACAACTACAAAAAATAGCGATTGAAAATGATTATCCTGCTAAAATTACTGAATTTATTCTCTTACCTTTTGTGGGACAAGATGCACCGAAAAGTTTAAGAAATCGTGTGGGACGAGATCAACCTATTTTAGAAGACACACTATTATTAACTGCTGTGTCTCGACTTTTTTTAGGTGAATTAATACCCAATCATCAACCTAGTTGGGTTAAAATAGGACTACATGGAGCCAAAGAAGCCTTAAAATGGGGTTGTAATGATATTGGGGGAACCTTAATGGAAGAACATATCACGACGATGGCAGGGGCAACAGGAGGAACTTATATGGCAGTTGAAACCTTACGAGAAGCTATTAAATCTCTGGGTCGTTCTTATCAGCAACGTAATACTTTATATGAGCTATTATGA
- a CDS encoding right-handed parallel beta-helix repeat-containing protein — MRLIESEGRLIQNLIYFSTTTNLVSGLLLAIFPLTVLAEGDQTPLNSIPPLPTAAKTLQEAGWTNKAITPTRAQLSQTSTPETPQESSSPEAEPEIRYFTPRIGARFVSGPEVGYPSSVAGLEGFLPLIQTGEQNLTFLEGRFLISTNEESNLRGNFIIGHRFYTDQRIYGAYLGYDVRDTEFNQFNQLGFGLETLGDVWDAHFNVYVPLGNTQQQTGENVTTVNTITQSVTADFIHFQKNFLVFQDVRLQQQQQQQVTRSYENALFGLDFDLGAKILQIGNQGDLRGFVGGYYYEGQQITEDIWGWRLGLEVKPTDTLRLGISVQDDDTFGTNVIVRLGANFPGTRPRNTSVEEVWARMGEWVHRQEQIVVDEVQTTQTIVSPVEVLLDQPIVAINPTTNQPWIFRHVNLGQGGGDGTFENPFGTVDGAISIAQNNEIVYVQSGTNPGIPSFRVPDGVQVLSTGPQQVIPTANRGNVILPLSNAGILPTVNGTITMGNNSVLSGFDITGTNSGVRAIGVNNFVVRDNIIRGINGSAALLLTNANNGLITNNQIIGVGGPALVGTNINNIRFPNNTLTSFNSTSDGIRLDQINGSIDFTGITTTINNARNRGIAITNSNGTVTLSQVNITNTGDEGILIQNVAGGVNINGGTITGSKKSGIQSTNSNLTVNGVGIIGSGSNGIQISNNDNINHTVAINNTKISNVTGQGINITNSTLTAFANNQINNVAGNGINLIQVTFDANPNTSVLEAVAGGTTTVNQALGNGIKLTNVSGSLTPDTTWKISNITNNGSGNSGLFLNGHGNLTIGNIDINNVPNPDKSSTGITLIDLTGSFTVVGNTSIASVGTGLFVFNSNNDNNANYSFSNSNGKILTITNTSRDGMLINGGSNIFNFGDTNISNASGNGVTITGVNTGQTTFNSININGVINGISFITGNTHHLIINRGSIQNTITTNSSNGNGIDNGPAVINLTVSNVNFNNIARSAITNGQGFAPPALRTFTLNNNTFRANNTNVINLSGGNNTNLCLKFTGNTISSGTSNNNNGIIRFVKSGAAGTFRVENIAPIATFRSNNNNWTGTLTQNGTITNVPTGTCPTP; from the coding sequence ATGAGGTTAATAGAAAGTGAAGGGCGATTGATACAAAATCTAATTTATTTTTCCACAACAACAAATCTAGTCAGTGGGTTATTATTGGCTATTTTCCCCTTAACTGTTTTAGCAGAAGGAGACCAGACTCCTTTAAATAGTATCCCTCCTCTACCAACCGCCGCCAAAACTTTACAGGAAGCGGGATGGACAAATAAAGCTATTACGCCAACACGGGCCCAACTATCTCAAACCTCGACCCCAGAAACTCCTCAAGAATCTTCTTCACCAGAAGCTGAACCGGAAATTCGATATTTTACCCCTCGTATTGGGGCCCGATTTGTAAGCGGGCCAGAGGTAGGTTATCCGAGTTCTGTGGCAGGATTAGAGGGTTTTTTGCCTTTAATTCAAACGGGAGAACAAAATTTGACTTTTTTAGAAGGAAGGTTTCTTATCTCTACCAATGAAGAATCAAACTTGCGGGGTAATTTTATCATTGGCCATCGTTTCTATACCGATCAACGTATTTATGGGGCTTATCTCGGTTATGATGTACGAGACACAGAATTTAATCAATTTAATCAACTTGGATTCGGTTTAGAAACCTTGGGGGATGTGTGGGATGCTCATTTTAACGTTTATGTTCCCCTGGGTAATACACAACAACAAACTGGGGAAAATGTTACTACTGTTAATACGATTACTCAGAGTGTAACAGCCGATTTTATTCATTTTCAAAAGAATTTTCTCGTCTTCCAAGATGTGCGCTTACAGCAACAACAGCAACAACAAGTCACTCGTTCTTATGAAAATGCTCTCTTTGGCTTAGATTTTGACCTTGGGGCTAAAATTCTACAAATCGGTAATCAAGGCGATTTACGAGGGTTTGTTGGTGGTTATTATTACGAAGGACAACAAATAACAGAAGATATTTGGGGTTGGCGGTTAGGATTAGAAGTTAAACCCACTGATACCTTACGGTTAGGCATATCCGTACAAGATGATGATACCTTTGGGACTAATGTGATAGTGCGCTTGGGTGCAAACTTTCCAGGTACTCGGCCCCGCAATACTTCTGTTGAGGAAGTTTGGGCCAGAATGGGAGAATGGGTTCATCGTCAAGAGCAAATCGTTGTTGATGAAGTGCAAACCACGCAAACGATAGTTTCTCCCGTAGAAGTTCTGTTAGATCAGCCTATTGTAGCCATTAATCCTACCACTAATCAACCTTGGATTTTTCGTCACGTTAATCTAGGCCAAGGGGGAGGTGATGGAACCTTTGAAAACCCATTTGGGACGGTAGATGGGGCTATATCTATCGCTCAAAATAATGAGATTGTCTATGTTCAAAGTGGGACTAACCCTGGTATTCCTAGCTTTAGGGTTCCTGATGGTGTACAAGTGCTTTCTACGGGGCCGCAACAAGTTATTCCCACTGCTAACAGGGGAAATGTTATTTTACCTTTGTCGAATGCTGGAATATTGCCAACCGTTAATGGCACTATAACTATGGGCAATAATAGTGTTTTATCGGGGTTTGATATTACTGGAACTAATTCAGGAGTTCGCGCTATTGGGGTCAATAATTTTGTGGTTCGTGATAACATTATTAGAGGAATTAATGGAAGTGCTGCATTGTTATTAACTAATGCCAACAATGGGTTAATTACGAATAACCAAATTATCGGTGTCGGTGGCCCAGCTTTAGTTGGAACTAATATCAATAATATTCGTTTCCCCAATAATACTTTAACGAGTTTTAATTCTACTTCTGATGGTATTAGGCTTGATCAAATTAATGGTTCAATTGACTTCACAGGGATTACTACTACTATTAATAATGCAAGAAATCGAGGAATTGCTATCACAAATAGTAATGGAACAGTGACTCTTTCTCAAGTAAATATTACCAATACAGGGGATGAGGGAATTTTGATTCAAAATGTAGCTGGAGGGGTTAATATTAATGGAGGAACGATTACAGGAAGTAAAAAATCAGGAATTCAAAGCACCAATTCTAATTTAACTGTTAATGGGGTTGGAATTATTGGCAGTGGCAGTAATGGTATTCAAATCAGTAATAATGATAATATCAATCACACGGTCGCTATTAATAATACTAAAATTAGTAATGTTACTGGTCAAGGTATTAATATTACTAATTCAACTCTGACCGCGTTTGCTAATAATCAAATTAATAATGTTGCTGGAAATGGGATAAATTTGATTCAAGTAACCTTTGATGCTAATCCTAATACTTCAGTTTTGGAAGCTGTTGCGGGAGGAACAACCACAGTTAATCAAGCACTTGGTAATGGAATTAAATTAACTAATGTATCAGGTTCTTTAACTCCCGATACTACTTGGAAGATTAGTAATATCACTAATAATGGTTCAGGTAATAGTGGTTTATTCCTAAACGGACATGGAAATTTAACCATCGGTAATATTGATATTAATAATGTTCCTAATCCTGATAAGTCCAGCACTGGTATTACTCTAATTGATTTAACGGGTTCGTTTACCGTAGTAGGCAATACTTCTATTGCTTCAGTCGGAACTGGACTTTTTGTTTTCAATAGCAATAATGATAATAATGCTAATTATTCTTTTAGTAATAGTAATGGTAAAATCCTTACTATTACTAACACCAGTAGAGACGGTATGTTGATTAATGGAGGTAGTAATATTTTTAATTTTGGTGATACTAACATTAGCAATGCATCAGGAAATGGAGTGACTATTACGGGGGTTAACACAGGTCAAACTACCTTTAATAGTATTAATATTAATGGGGTTATAAATGGAATTAGCTTTATTACAGGTAATACTCACCATTTAATTATTAATCGTGGTTCTATTCAGAATACGATAACTACGAATTCAAGTAATGGTAATGGTATTGATAATGGCCCAGCTGTTATAAACTTGACGGTCAGTAATGTTAACTTTAATAATATCGCAAGAAGTGCTATTACAAATGGCCAAGGATTTGCCCCTCCAGCATTACGCACATTTACACTAAATAATAATACTTTTAGGGCTAATAATACTAATGTAATTAATCTCAGTGGAGGTAATAATACTAATCTTTGTTTAAAATTCACTGGTAATACGATTAGTTCCGGGACATCAAATAATAATAACGGAATTATACGGTTTGTTAAATCTGGCGCAGCAGGAACATTCCGTGTTGAAAATATTGCCCCGATAGCAACATTCAGAAGCAATAATAATAATTGGACGGGAACATTAACTCAAAATGGAACTATTACTAATGTTCCTACAGGTACTTGTCCTACTCCCTAA
- a CDS encoding transglutaminase family protein, producing MLYKIHHKTIYNYNQPVLLQPHTLRLRPRSNGWQQLLNFSLKVDPEPMGMSPVIDVDGNGLTQLWFNEPMESLNITIDAQVETYINNPFQYVLEPWAAHLPIDYPRSLFIQLQPYLYPYNGSFHPIIIELAQQILHQVEGNCLQFLSRLNEQIYQNCQQIFRETGNPWQPSITWQRQQGSCRDSTVLFMEVCRVVGLATRFVSGYQEGDRHQEQRDLHAWADVYLPGGGWRGYDPTHGLAVADQHITLAASSLPQNAAPVAGQITPIKPILTTDKPLESKMEVHLLIDRKS from the coding sequence ATGCTTTACAAAATCCATCACAAAACAATTTATAATTACAATCAGCCCGTATTGCTTCAACCCCATACTCTAAGATTACGTCCTCGTTCTAATGGCTGGCAACAATTATTAAATTTTTCTCTTAAAGTTGATCCTGAACCTATGGGAATGTCTCCAGTAATTGATGTTGATGGTAATGGTTTAACTCAATTATGGTTTAATGAACCAATGGAGTCATTAAACATAACAATTGATGCTCAAGTAGAAACTTATATTAATAACCCCTTTCAATATGTTTTAGAACCTTGGGCTGCTCATTTACCGATAGATTATCCTAGATCTCTATTTATTCAATTACAACCCTATCTTTATCCTTATAATGGTTCTTTTCATCCTATTATTATTGAATTAGCTCAACAAATTCTACATCAAGTTGAAGGAAATTGTCTTCAATTTTTATCTCGCTTAAATGAGCAGATTTACCAAAATTGTCAACAGATATTTAGAGAAACTGGCAATCCTTGGCAACCGAGTATTACTTGGCAACGTCAACAAGGATCATGCCGTGATAGTACCGTATTATTTATGGAAGTCTGTCGGGTGGTAGGTTTGGCTACAAGGTTTGTCAGTGGCTATCAAGAAGGCGATCGCCATCAAGAACAAAGAGACTTACACGCTTGGGCAGATGTTTATTTACCTGGGGGGGGATGGCGTGGCTATGATCCCACTCATGGGTTAGCAGTGGCGGATCAACATATCACTTTAGCTGCTAGTTCATTGCCTCAAAATGCGGCCCCTGTAGCCGGACAAATTACTCCGATTAAACCTATTTTAACAACAGATAAACCACTAGAATCGAAGATGGAAGTTCATCTTTTAATTGATCGAAAAAGCTAA
- a CDS encoding small RNA NsiR4-regulated ssr1528 family protein — protein MNLPTSTTGADAVDIAIAQGIDFDGTPIPSNRLELYRQVMVLEGERQRSGVTNTMRSRIVRIGAKHISQEELNQMLLDADFAPLKDKEIAFYYKK, from the coding sequence ATGAATTTACCAACCTCCACCACTGGGGCCGATGCTGTTGATATTGCGATCGCTCAAGGAATTGATTTTGACGGAACACCCATTCCTTCTAACCGCTTAGAATTATACCGTCAAGTGATGGTCCTGGAAGGGGAACGTCAACGCAGTGGTGTTACCAATACAATGCGCTCTCGAATTGTTAGAATTGGGGCAAAACATATCTCTCAAGAAGAATTAAATCAAATGCTACTAGATGCAGATTTTGCCCCCCTCAAAGACAAAGAGATCGCTTTCTATTACAAAAAATAG
- a CDS encoding alpha-E domain-containing protein, which produces MLSRVADTIYWLNRYIERADNVARFVDVNLNLMLDLTQVTGQQWEPLILTTGDLQLFSQRYGEASSDNVIQFLTFDSNYPNSIVSCVQRARENARSIREIISSEMWEEVNAFYRMVTEASNDHPQGTLPHFFTQVKRSSHRFAGVMDATMTHNEGWHFGQMGRLQERADKTARILDVKYFYLLPSLEWVGTPLDQIQWIALLKSASAYEMYRKCQRRITPSNVAEFLVFNREFPRSIHFCLLQLQRSLHEITGTPLGTWHNKPERALGSLCAQLGYTTIEDVIKIGLHEFLDQIQIRVNEVGEKIGETFFT; this is translated from the coding sequence ATGTTAAGTCGTGTTGCAGATACAATTTATTGGCTAAACCGTTACATTGAACGAGCAGATAATGTGGCTCGTTTTGTCGATGTTAATTTAAATTTAATGCTTGATTTAACTCAAGTAACGGGACAACAATGGGAACCTTTAATCTTAACTACTGGAGATTTACAATTGTTTTCCCAACGCTACGGAGAAGCATCTTCAGACAATGTGATTCAGTTTTTGACCTTTGACAGTAATTATCCTAATTCTATTGTTTCTTGCGTGCAAAGAGCGCGGGAAAATGCCCGTTCAATTAGGGAGATTATCTCCTCAGAAATGTGGGAAGAAGTTAATGCTTTTTATCGCATGGTAACAGAAGCATCTAATGATCATCCTCAAGGGACTTTACCGCATTTTTTTACTCAAGTAAAAAGGTCTAGTCATCGCTTTGCTGGAGTCATGGATGCGACCATGACTCATAATGAAGGGTGGCATTTTGGACAAATGGGAAGACTGCAAGAAAGGGCTGATAAAACCGCCCGTATTCTTGATGTTAAGTATTTCTATTTATTACCTTCTTTAGAATGGGTAGGAACTCCTTTAGATCAAATTCAATGGATAGCATTACTAAAGTCAGCCAGTGCTTATGAAATGTACCGTAAATGTCAACGAAGAATTACACCGAGTAATGTAGCAGAATTTCTCGTTTTTAATCGAGAATTTCCCCGTTCCATTCATTTTTGTTTGCTACAATTACAGCGATCGCTTCATGAAATTACGGGAACGCCGCTAGGAACATGGCATAATAAACCCGAACGAGCGTTAGGTAGTTTATGCGCTCAATTGGGTTATACTACCATTGAAGATGTTATTAAAATTGGGTTACACGAATTTTTGGATCAAATTCAAATTCGGGTTAATGAGGTGGGAGAGAAAATTGGAGAAACTTTCTTTACTTAA
- a CDS encoding circularly permuted type 2 ATP-grasp protein, producing MTVHFDNYNPEQFYDELYESVGQPRPHAASLINWMQNLSLERLQQHLDTAQIALFNLGVTFRVYHDNQGVDRIFPFDIIPRIIDAQEWLKLETGLRQRIKSLNLFLADIYDQQLIIKDGKIPQEIINSAQGFLKPCLGIKPPESIWCHITGTDLVRDHQGQWYVLEDNLRVPSGISYVLENRRVMKSTFPDIFKTMAVKPVDDYPSHLLETLLNLAPSYLPNPTVVVLSPGIYNSAYFEHSFLALQMGVELVEGRDLVVCDGYLQMKTTKGLQRVDVVYRRVDDDFLDPQVFRSDSLLGVPGLMDVYAQGKVALANAPGTGIADDKVIYAYVPEMIRYYLGEEPILANVPTYLCWQEKERDYVLENLDKLVVKAANEAGGYGMLVGIKSTQEQREDFANRIKSNPRNYIAQPTLNLSRVPTLINGQIEGRHVDLRPYILHRGDEIYVHPGGLTRVALTKGSLVVNSSQGGGSKDTWVLKL from the coding sequence GTGACGGTGCATTTTGATAATTATAATCCCGAACAATTTTATGATGAACTTTATGAGTCTGTCGGACAACCTAGACCTCATGCAGCATCACTCATCAACTGGATGCAAAATTTATCTTTAGAACGGCTTCAACAACATCTTGATACTGCTCAAATTGCTTTATTTAATCTGGGAGTAACCTTTAGAGTTTATCATGATAATCAAGGAGTAGATCGAATTTTTCCTTTTGATATTATTCCTCGTATTATTGATGCTCAAGAATGGCTAAAATTAGAAACAGGACTCAGGCAAAGAATTAAATCTTTAAATTTATTTTTAGCTGATATTTACGATCAGCAATTAATTATAAAAGATGGTAAAATTCCTCAAGAAATAATTAATTCTGCCCAAGGATTTCTCAAACCTTGTTTGGGGATTAAACCCCCTGAATCTATTTGGTGTCATATTACAGGCACAGATTTAGTCAGAGATCATCAGGGTCAATGGTATGTATTAGAAGATAATTTACGGGTTCCGTCTGGTATTTCTTATGTGTTAGAAAATCGTCGGGTGATGAAAAGTACATTTCCTGATATTTTTAAAACAATGGCGGTTAAACCTGTGGATGATTATCCGAGTCATCTATTAGAAACTTTACTAAATTTAGCTCCTTCTTATCTTCCTAATCCGACTGTAGTTGTGCTGAGTCCAGGCATTTATAATTCTGCTTATTTTGAACATTCTTTTTTAGCTTTACAAATGGGTGTAGAATTAGTAGAAGGACGGGATTTAGTTGTCTGTGATGGTTATTTACAGATGAAAACTACGAAAGGATTACAACGAGTTGATGTAGTTTATCGTCGGGTAGATGATGACTTTTTAGACCCTCAAGTTTTTCGTTCTGATTCTTTATTAGGGGTTCCTGGTTTAATGGATGTGTATGCTCAAGGAAAGGTAGCCTTAGCTAATGCTCCAGGAACCGGAATAGCTGATGATAAGGTGATTTATGCCTATGTTCCTGAGATGATTCGTTATTATTTAGGAGAAGAACCGATTTTAGCCAATGTTCCTACTTATTTATGTTGGCAAGAAAAGGAGCGCGATTATGTGTTAGAAAATTTAGATAAATTAGTAGTAAAGGCAGCCAATGAAGCTGGAGGTTATGGAATGTTAGTGGGGATTAAATCAACCCAAGAACAACGAGAAGATTTTGCTAATCGTATTAAATCTAATCCTCGTAATTATATTGCTCAACCGACCCTAAATTTATCTCGTGTTCCCACTCTTATTAATGGACAAATAGAAGGTCGTCACGTAGATTTACGTCCCTATATTCTCCATCGAGGTGATGAAATTTATGTTCATCCTGGGGGACTAACAAGAGTTGCTCTGACGAAGGGTTCTTTAGTGGTTAATTCTTCTCAAGGGGGAGGTAGTAAAGATACCTGGGTACTTAAATTATGA
- a CDS encoding pentapeptide repeat-containing protein — protein sequence MKANELIERYSAGETLFNGLKLPGISLVSADLIGIMLNEADLRGANLLFVYFNRANLTQANLVGANLSGANLSQADLSGADLRSALLHGALLQGANLRDTDITLASLLDANLIGADLRGADLSGAILTGACLRGANMRQEKKSYYTNLQAVNLARADLQGANMKGVDLSRANLNGANLKEANLRDSDLRKADLTNANLTGAFLTDTNLTGARLTGANLTSANLVRAQMSQTEMSGVNAKGAIMTHVVLNRANLSQANLTLTQMNHADLSRANLSGANFSDADLVEAFFARATLMGANLSNANLTRAELMSANLAGVILRGATMPDGKVHR from the coding sequence ATGAAAGCAAATGAACTCATCGAGCGTTATTCTGCGGGGGAAACCCTCTTTAATGGATTAAAATTGCCAGGAATTAGTCTTGTCTCAGCAGATTTAATTGGTATAATGCTCAATGAGGCTGATCTGCGGGGAGCAAACCTATTATTTGTCTATTTTAATCGGGCTAATCTGACTCAAGCCAATTTAGTCGGGGCTAACTTGAGTGGGGCTAATTTGAGTCAAGCCGATCTTAGTGGGGCCGATTTAAGAAGTGCGCTACTACATGGTGCGCTGTTGCAGGGGGCAAATTTACGAGATACAGATATTACTTTAGCCAGTCTCTTAGATGCTAACCTTATTGGTGCCGATTTGCGAGGAGCAGACTTAAGCGGAGCTATCCTCACAGGAGCTTGTCTAAGGGGGGCGAATATGCGTCAAGAGAAGAAAAGTTATTATACTAACCTGCAAGCGGTTAATTTAGCTAGAGCCGACCTTCAAGGGGCAAATATGAAAGGGGTTGATCTCAGCCGAGCTAACCTCAACGGAGCTAATCTTAAAGAAGCTAATCTACGAGACTCGGATCTGCGTAAGGCTGATCTAACTAATGCTAATCTCACGGGAGCTTTCCTCACAGATACCAATTTAACAGGAGCTAGGCTAACGGGAGCTAATTTAACTAGTGCTAACCTAGTTAGGGCCCAGATGTCTCAAACAGAAATGTCTGGAGTTAACGCTAAAGGAGCTATTATGACTCATGTGGTGTTAAATCGAGCCAATCTAAGCCAAGCTAATTTAACCTTAACTCAGATGAATCATGCGGATTTGAGTCGGGCCAATTTATCGGGGGCTAATTTTAGTGATGCAGATTTAGTTGAAGCCTTTTTTGCTAGGGCGACTTTGATGGGGGCTAATTTAAGTAATGCTAATTTAACTAGGGCTGAGTTAATGAGTGCTAATTTGGCCGGAGTAATTTTACGGGGTGCTACTATGCCTGATGGTAAAGTACATCGGTAG
- the thiC gene encoding phosphomethylpyrimidine synthase, with product MRSQWVAKRRGQENVSQMHYARQGVITEEMYYVAKRENLPPDLIREEVARGRMIIPANINHTNLEPMAIGIASKCKVNANIGASPNSSNLDEEVAKLTLAVKYGADTVMDLSTGGGDLDTIRTAIINASPVPIGTVPIYQALESVHGNIEKLTPDDFLHIIEKHAQQGVDYMTIHAGILIEHLPLVRSRLTGIVSRGGGIIARWMLHHHKQNPLYTHFDEIIEIFKKYDVSFSLGDSLRPGCTHDASDEAQLAELKTLGQLTRRAWEHDVQVMVEGPGHVPMDQIEFNVKKQMEECSEAPFYVLGPLVTDIAPGYDHITSAIGAAMAGWYGTAMLCYVTPKEHLGLPNAEDVRNGLIAYKIAAHAADIARHRPGARDRDDELSQARYNFDWNRQFELSLDPERAKEYHDETLPADIYKTAEFCSMCGPKFCPMQTKVDADALTELEQFLAEKDREKVAQ from the coding sequence ATGAGATCACAATGGGTTGCCAAGCGACGGGGACAAGAGAACGTATCCCAGATGCATTATGCACGTCAAGGGGTCATTACGGAAGAAATGTATTATGTAGCTAAGCGGGAAAACTTGCCCCCTGATTTAATTCGAGAAGAAGTTGCACGGGGACGGATGATTATTCCGGCTAATATTAATCATACTAACTTAGAACCAATGGCTATTGGTATTGCTTCTAAATGTAAAGTCAATGCTAATATTGGTGCTTCCCCTAATTCTTCCAATCTTGACGAAGAAGTGGCTAAACTCACCTTAGCGGTTAAATATGGGGCAGATACGGTCATGGATTTGTCTACCGGAGGAGGAGACCTAGACACCATCCGCACCGCTATTATCAATGCTTCTCCCGTTCCTATTGGTACGGTTCCCATTTATCAAGCTTTAGAAAGCGTTCACGGGAACATCGAAAAGCTGACCCCTGATGATTTTCTCCACATCATCGAAAAACACGCTCAACAAGGGGTAGACTACATGACTATCCATGCCGGGATTCTCATAGAACATTTGCCCCTAGTCAGAAGTCGTTTGACAGGTATTGTCTCTCGTGGAGGTGGTATTATTGCCCGTTGGATGTTGCATCATCACAAGCAAAACCCTCTGTATACCCATTTTGACGAAATCATTGAAATATTTAAGAAATATGACGTTTCTTTTAGTTTAGGGGATTCTTTGCGTCCTGGATGCACTCATGATGCGTCAGATGAGGCACAACTGGCTGAACTCAAAACCTTGGGACAGTTAACCCGTCGTGCTTGGGAACATGATGTCCAGGTGATGGTAGAGGGGCCCGGCCATGTGCCAATGGATCAAATTGAGTTTAATGTCAAAAAGCAGATGGAGGAGTGTTCTGAAGCACCTTTCTATGTGTTAGGCCCTTTGGTAACAGATATTGCCCCCGGTTATGACCATATTACCTCAGCGATCGGTGCGGCGATGGCGGGTTGGTATGGTACTGCTATGTTGTGTTATGTCACACCTAAAGAACATTTAGGACTGCCTAATGCGGAAGATGTTCGAAATGGGTTAATTGCCTATAAAATAGCGGCTCATGCGGCAGATATTGCCCGTCATCGGCCAGGGGCCCGCGATCGCGATGATGAACTGTCTCAGGCTCGTTATAATTTTGATTGGAACCGTCAATTTGAGTTATCTTTAGATCCAGAACGGGCTAAAGAATATCATGATGAAACTTTGCCGGCAGATATCTACAAAACGGCGGAATTTTGTTCCATGTGCGGGCCAAAATTCTGTCCTATGCAAACAAAAGTTGATGCGGATGCGTTGACAGAATTAGAGCAATTCTTAGCTGAAAAAGACAGGGAAAAAGTCGCTCAATAA
- a CDS encoding DUF29 domain-containing protein yields the protein MSVITNLKTLYEIDDSQWLEETIELLKNRQFENLDLENLIEELEDLGSEKRNGVESLLEQVIRHLLLLEYWTTERERNLYHWEAEITGFRTQLRRRLTKTLRNHLAQELQSIYQDALSYVKRKTCLKVNFPEDCPYSLEQLLDIDYGLTTKNLE from the coding sequence ATGTCTGTTATTACGAATTTAAAGACATTATATGAAATTGATGACAGTCAATGGTTAGAAGAAACTATTGAATTATTAAAAAATCGTCAATTTGAGAATTTAGACCTAGAAAATTTAATAGAGGAGTTAGAAGACTTGGGAAGTGAAAAAAGAAATGGAGTAGAAAGTTTATTAGAACAAGTGATACGTCATTTATTATTACTGGAATATTGGACGACAGAACGAGAACGAAATCTCTATCACTGGGAAGCTGAAATAACAGGTTTCCGGACTCAGTTACGAAGAAGATTAACAAAAACTCTTCGTAATCATTTAGCACAGGAATTACAATCAATTTATCAAGATGCTTTAAGCTATGTAAAACGTAAAACCTGTTTAAAAGTCAATTTTCCTGAAGATTGTCCCTATAGTCTAGAACAATTATTAGATATTGACTACGGATTAACAACAAAAAATCTAGAATAG